From a region of the Streptomyces sp. NBC_01454 genome:
- a CDS encoding class I SAM-dependent methyltransferase has protein sequence MTSEASDRGTSVPDLSGPGRPDPRTRHAQEAYTRRRLAVYDAVVLGLFCSVVWRCPRGDMLRLYRRATGARHLDIGPGTGYFLDRCGFTGPPPEITLLDLSQECLEMSAHRLARYRPRTCRANLLEPLPLPDGEFDSVAMSLVLHTVPGGWEAKGTSFAEVARVLRPGGTLFGSTVLAEGVRMNALTRRLLVEQHRRGNFQNQGDGPDGLARALGEHFACSRVVVRGNVALFRAVA, from the coding sequence GTGACATCCGAAGCATCCGATCGCGGGACGTCCGTCCCCGACCTGTCCGGCCCCGGGAGGCCGGACCCGCGGACCCGCCATGCGCAGGAGGCCTACACCCGGCGGCGGCTGGCGGTGTACGACGCCGTGGTGCTGGGGCTGTTCTGCTCGGTGGTGTGGCGCTGTCCGCGCGGTGACATGCTCCGGCTCTACCGGCGCGCCACCGGTGCCCGTCACCTCGACATCGGACCGGGGACCGGATACTTCCTGGACCGCTGCGGCTTCACCGGGCCGCCGCCCGAGATCACCCTGCTCGACCTCAGCCAGGAGTGTCTGGAGATGTCGGCGCACCGCCTGGCCCGCTACCGTCCCCGGACCTGCCGGGCCAACCTGCTCGAACCCCTGCCACTGCCGGACGGTGAATTCGACTCGGTCGCCATGAGCCTGGTACTGCACACCGTCCCCGGCGGCTGGGAGGCCAAGGGCACGTCCTTCGCGGAGGTGGCCAGGGTCCTGCGGCCGGGTGGCACGCTGTTCGGGTCGACGGTGCTCGCCGAGGGGGTGCGGATGAACGCGCTGACCCGGCGGCTGCTCGTGGAGCAGCACCGGCGCGGCAACTTCCAGAACCAGGGCGACGGTCCGGACGGTCTCGCCCGTGCGCTCGGTGAGCACTTCGCGTGCTCCCGGGTCGTGGTGAGGGGGAACGTCGCCCTCTTCCGGGCCGTCGCCTGA
- a CDS encoding methyltransferase: MTKGAQAGATAEPLLQMAADFYKWRTVLFAVELGLFTALLDTEMTPGEVCDRFGIDRRGAGDFLDALVSVGLLERADGAYRAAPVAARFLDGEKAAYLGRFLQQADARWSRVGEGLLTGEPQNGARPGAGMFVRQHRSRQEWRAYYGGMDALNGPSGRALGDAFDWQTVKRVTDVGGARGNVLAELVRAHPHLEATVFDLPAVEPVFTEHMAELGLTGRVAFRPGDFFHDPLPESEVVVFGHVLHDWDVEQRRHLARRAYEAVAPGGYALAYDTMIDEDRRTKTNSLLVSLNMMLCTPGGGEYTPSEGARWFADAGFAEVSHRPLAGDDTLLVAHRIR; the protein is encoded by the coding sequence ATGACGAAGGGCGCACAGGCCGGTGCGACGGCCGAGCCGTTGCTGCAGATGGCTGCCGATTTCTACAAGTGGCGCACGGTCCTGTTCGCGGTCGAACTGGGCCTGTTCACCGCGCTGTTGGACACGGAGATGACACCGGGCGAGGTCTGCGACCGGTTCGGGATCGATCGGCGGGGCGCGGGTGACTTCCTCGACGCCCTGGTGTCCGTCGGGCTGCTGGAACGGGCGGACGGGGCCTACCGCGCGGCGCCGGTGGCCGCGCGGTTCCTCGACGGCGAGAAGGCCGCCTACCTCGGCCGGTTCCTCCAGCAGGCCGACGCCCGCTGGTCGCGGGTCGGCGAGGGACTGCTCACCGGTGAGCCGCAGAACGGCGCGCGCCCGGGAGCCGGGATGTTCGTCCGCCAGCACCGCAGCCGCCAGGAGTGGCGGGCCTACTACGGCGGCATGGACGCACTCAACGGTCCCAGCGGCAGGGCGCTGGGGGACGCCTTCGACTGGCAAACGGTCAAGCGCGTCACCGACGTCGGCGGAGCACGGGGCAATGTGCTCGCCGAGCTGGTCCGGGCCCACCCGCACCTCGAGGCGACGGTCTTCGACCTGCCCGCGGTGGAGCCCGTCTTCACCGAGCACATGGCGGAACTCGGCCTCACCGGGCGCGTGGCGTTCCGGCCGGGGGACTTCTTCCACGACCCGCTGCCCGAGTCCGAGGTCGTGGTGTTCGGGCACGTCCTGCACGACTGGGACGTCGAGCAGCGGCGGCACCTCGCCCGGCGGGCCTACGAGGCGGTGGCGCCGGGTGGCTACGCGCTCGCCTACGACACGATGATCGACGAGGACCGCCGCACGAAGACCAACTCCCTGCTGGTCAGCCTCAACATGATGCTCTGCACCCCGGGCGGCGGTGAGTACACGCCGTCGGAGGGCGCCCGGTGGTTCGCGGACGCCGGCTTCGCGGAGGTGAGCCACCGGCCGCTCGCCGGGGACGACACCCTGCTCGTGGCCCACCGGATCAGGTGA
- a CDS encoding cation:proton antiporter domain-containing protein, whose product MTELNAAILLGSAAVPFALGVLLALHLLRERHPASRAGLLLFLAVAVSVTALPVLARILTDRSMSGSRLGTIALTSAAVCDLFAWTALAAVQVLTGTGGRTHWMVLRPSPAPWSCSPVAGRCWRGR is encoded by the coding sequence GTGACCGAACTCAACGCGGCCATACTCCTCGGATCCGCCGCCGTGCCGTTCGCTCTCGGTGTGCTGCTCGCGCTCCACCTGCTCCGCGAGCGGCACCCCGCGAGCCGGGCCGGCCTCCTCCTGTTCCTCGCGGTGGCCGTGTCGGTCACCGCCCTTCCCGTACTGGCGCGCATCCTCACCGACCGGTCCATGAGCGGCAGCCGGCTGGGGACGATCGCGCTGACGTCGGCGGCCGTGTGCGACCTCTTCGCCTGGACAGCGCTCGCCGCCGTCCAGGTCCTGACCGGTACCGGGGGCCGGACGCACTGGATGGTGCTGCGGCCGTCCCCTGCGCCCTGGTCCTGTTCACCCGTGGCAGGCCGCTGCTGGCGCGGGCGCTAG
- a CDS encoding DegT/DnrJ/EryC1/StrS family aminotransferase, which yields MLDKSYVVPWGKRGALAADTEAAVRAELIHESTPLPTGVRRERFERSFAEAVGSRHAVSVTSGTVALQLAVRMLGLTPGDEVIATPQTHQATVQPLFDYDVQVRFCDVDPTTLAVDPAVLESLITPRTKALLLVHYGGCPAEMDTIMALARRHDFLVLEDCAHALGTRYRGRSAGSLADIATFSLRNSRNDSALGKGGLITCDRDDWAERLHRLRAEDTDARSAHLLPDRTAAPNAALWTPHTIPLHRGRTRRPGGDATMPDIVAALGQAQLTRLPATTVRRRTLAARLDEVLARYPFMTPQSAPAHSSHAYHLYTCFTAHQELRDHLVLSLDRRGVEIQLRYFPQHLLPQWRHRGHLRGECPVAERSWFEQHLNLPCHALLTPHQEDHLVEALDESLTELNGGTPTPPPVPATVCGR from the coding sequence ATGCTGGACAAGAGTTACGTCGTGCCCTGGGGAAAGCGGGGGGCGCTGGCCGCCGACACCGAGGCAGCCGTACGGGCCGAGCTCATCCACGAGAGCACCCCGCTGCCGACGGGCGTACGCCGGGAACGGTTCGAGCGCTCCTTCGCCGAAGCGGTCGGCAGCCGGCATGCGGTCTCGGTGACCAGTGGAACGGTCGCCCTGCAGCTGGCGGTCCGGATGCTCGGCCTGACCCCCGGCGACGAGGTGATCGCCACCCCGCAGACCCACCAGGCCACCGTCCAGCCGCTGTTCGACTACGACGTACAGGTCCGGTTCTGCGATGTCGACCCCACCACCCTCGCCGTCGACCCGGCCGTACTGGAGTCGCTGATCACCCCGCGCACCAAAGCCCTGCTGCTGGTGCACTACGGCGGCTGTCCCGCGGAGATGGACACCATCATGGCGCTGGCCCGCCGCCATGACTTTCTGGTGCTGGAGGACTGCGCCCACGCGCTGGGCACCCGCTACCGCGGACGCAGCGCCGGGTCGCTGGCGGACATCGCCACCTTCAGTCTCCGGAACTCCAGGAACGACAGCGCGCTCGGCAAGGGCGGGCTGATCACCTGCGACCGCGACGACTGGGCCGAGCGTCTGCACCGGCTGCGCGCCGAGGACACCGACGCGCGGAGCGCGCACCTGCTGCCGGACCGGACGGCCGCACCGAACGCCGCGCTGTGGACCCCGCACACCATCCCCCTCCATCGCGGCCGGACACGGCGGCCCGGCGGGGACGCGACGATGCCGGACATCGTCGCGGCCCTCGGCCAGGCCCAGCTGACCCGGCTCCCGGCCACCACCGTCCGACGGCGCACGCTCGCCGCGCGGCTGGACGAGGTATTGGCCCGCTACCCCTTCATGACCCCCCAGTCGGCGCCCGCCCACAGCTCACACGCCTACCACCTCTACACCTGCTTCACCGCCCACCAGGAACTGCGCGACCACCTCGTGCTGAGCCTGGACCGCCGAGGCGTGGAGATCCAGCTCCGCTACTTCCCCCAGCATCTGCTGCCGCAATGGCGCCACCGCGGCCATCTGCGCGGCGAGTGCCCCGTCGCCGAACGCAGCTGGTTCGAGCAGCACCTGAACCTCCCCTGCCACGCCCTCCTGACGCCACATCAGGAGGACCACCTCGTCGAGGCACTGGACGAGTCCCTGACCGAACTGAACGGCGGAACGCCGACCCCGCCCCCGGTCCCCGCAACGGTCTGCGGCCGGTAG
- a CDS encoding zinc-binding dehydrogenase, producing MRAFVLRKVGEVGVIEKPVPEPGPNDVVVRTTAALVCTTDVHVMRGVIPVEPDVTLGHEAVGVVHTLGSAVEGLVKGRRVAAAGITPCFHCDSCQRGFSSQCQGRMLGGARFTNQRDGTLAQYFLVNNAEANLAPIPEGLSDHQALYATDMLSTGFVAAEHAELALGETVAIFAQGAVGLSATIGCRLLGAGLIIAVESVPARQDLARRFGADLIVDHTQCDPVERILELTDGQGVDAAIEALGTPETWEAAFRVTKPGGRISNVGYHGEVREPLKIPLEPFGYGMADKQVYGGFNRGGRGWLRRIFRLMETGKVDPTPMTTHEFNFDEIERAFQMMATKEGGIIKPLIHFDTGPA from the coding sequence ATGAGAGCTTTCGTGCTCCGGAAGGTCGGCGAGGTCGGCGTCATCGAGAAGCCGGTCCCCGAGCCCGGCCCCAATGACGTGGTCGTGCGCACCACCGCGGCCTTGGTCTGCACGACCGATGTACACGTCATGAGGGGCGTGATTCCGGTCGAGCCGGACGTGACACTGGGACATGAGGCGGTCGGTGTCGTCCATACGCTCGGCTCGGCTGTCGAGGGGCTGGTCAAGGGCCGGCGCGTCGCGGCCGCCGGGATCACGCCCTGCTTCCACTGCGACTCCTGCCAGCGCGGGTTCTCCTCGCAGTGCCAGGGACGGATGCTGGGCGGCGCCAGATTCACCAACCAGCGCGACGGGACCCTGGCCCAGTATTTTCTTGTCAACAACGCCGAGGCCAACCTCGCACCGATTCCCGAAGGGCTCTCCGACCACCAGGCGCTGTACGCGACCGACATGCTCTCCACCGGGTTCGTCGCCGCCGAACACGCGGAACTCGCACTGGGCGAGACCGTAGCGATCTTCGCGCAGGGCGCGGTGGGCCTGTCGGCAACGATCGGCTGCCGACTCCTCGGCGCCGGCCTCATCATCGCCGTCGAGTCGGTTCCCGCCCGCCAGGACCTCGCCCGCCGCTTCGGCGCCGATCTGATCGTCGACCACACGCAATGCGATCCGGTCGAGCGCATCCTGGAGCTGACGGACGGCCAGGGCGTCGACGCGGCCATCGAGGCACTCGGCACCCCCGAGACCTGGGAGGCCGCCTTCCGGGTCACGAAGCCGGGAGGCCGCATTTCCAACGTCGGGTATCACGGGGAGGTGCGAGAGCCCCTGAAGATCCCCCTGGAGCCATTCGGATACGGCATGGCCGACAAGCAGGTCTACGGCGGGTTCAACCGCGGAGGGCGCGGATGGCTTCGCCGCATCTTCCGGTTGATGGAGACGGGGAAGGTCGATCCCACCCCGATGACCACCCACGAATTCAACTTCGATGAGATCGAACGAGCATTCCAGATGATGGCAACGAAGGAAGGCGGAATCATCAAGCCCCTGATTCACTTCGACACGGGCCCCGCCTAA
- a CDS encoding glycosyltransferase family 2 protein has translation MHTITVIVPAHNEEEGLPATLESLARQTVRPDRILVVDDASTDRTGEVAASHGVTVLRPPRNLGSKAKAQNYALPQCTTDLVLAVDADTVLAPDYIETVLPVFDDPEVSIAAGTVRTRHTRTLWERGRSTEYLFGFHWHRPIQARANSPMVCSGCCSVFRRDDLMAFGGFPERTIVEDMDYTWSQQIAGRRAVYVSDAVALAADPEELTYLRKQVWRWMAGFCQNVRLHLGRLIVHKPLLAVWVLLALLEILTAPLWWATPFVLAATTDQPPALAFAWWAGAELLLTTPPLIYAARRRKLPLSGVLLDIPCVYATKAVNLVYAWKALIVELLLVPLHLARGLTVYEKGRADTPAAQPALPGVG, from the coding sequence TTGCACACCATCACCGTCATCGTGCCCGCTCACAACGAGGAGGAGGGGCTGCCGGCCACGCTGGAGTCCCTCGCCCGGCAAACCGTCCGACCTGACCGGATCCTGGTCGTGGACGACGCTTCCACCGACCGGACCGGCGAAGTGGCGGCCTCACACGGCGTGACCGTACTGCGTCCGCCACGCAATCTCGGCAGCAAGGCCAAGGCGCAGAACTACGCCCTTCCGCAGTGCACCACCGACCTCGTCCTGGCCGTCGACGCGGACACCGTCCTCGCGCCGGACTACATCGAGACCGTCCTGCCCGTCTTCGACGACCCGGAAGTCTCCATCGCGGCAGGCACGGTCCGCACCCGCCATACCCGCACACTCTGGGAACGCGGCCGCTCCACCGAGTACCTCTTCGGCTTCCATTGGCACCGCCCCATCCAGGCCCGCGCCAACAGCCCCATGGTGTGCTCGGGTTGCTGTTCCGTCTTCCGGCGCGATGACCTGATGGCCTTCGGTGGCTTCCCCGAACGAACCATCGTCGAGGACATGGACTACACGTGGTCGCAGCAGATCGCGGGCAGACGTGCGGTATACGTTTCCGATGCGGTGGCCCTGGCCGCCGACCCGGAAGAACTGACGTACCTGCGTAAACAGGTCTGGCGCTGGATGGCAGGCTTCTGTCAGAACGTCCGGCTGCACCTCGGGCGGCTGATCGTCCACAAACCTCTGCTGGCGGTCTGGGTGCTCCTCGCACTCCTGGAGATCCTCACCGCACCGCTCTGGTGGGCGACCCCGTTCGTCCTCGCCGCGACCACCGACCAGCCACCCGCCCTCGCCTTCGCCTGGTGGGCCGGAGCCGAACTCCTGCTGACGACGCCACCCCTCATCTACGCCGCCCGCCGTCGCAAACTCCCGCTGTCAGGTGTGCTGTTGGACATCCCCTGCGTCTACGCGACCAAGGCCGTCAACCTCGTCTACGCCTGGAAGGCCCTCATCGTGGAACTGCTGCTGGTCCCCCTCCATCTGGCACGGGGCCTGACGGTCTACGAGAAGGGCCGGGCCGACACCCCCGCCGCCCAGCCGGCATTGCCTGGGGTGGGGTGA
- a CDS encoding tetratricopeptide repeat protein: MGSDRFPVRKQDRITGLETDVSDHCREPRDDHGPKTADFYAKLMRLYRDAGEPSQAELIRRMNGGIKDATLSNWMCGESVPTSRSKKNFETLIGILQAMAGRKNKDYRRRDIAYYETPRVAAQSERRTSGRRRDTAAAGETAAARVGRPVEEITDAFALEVHPAIDIALPPGAGALDPLPTYVERAHDAELRRVVQQAAKGNSEIAILVGSSSSGKTRACWESLPSLPGGWRLWHPYDPTRPEAALNQLDRVGSRTVVWLNDTQHYLRPPDLGERVAAKLSTLLNDVDRAPVLVLGTIWPEDWSGLTTPPQSGETDEHHQARILLTGHDISVPAAFEGCDMDALRWAAEGDPRLAYAADHAEEGQIAQYLAGAPALLERYRTAKVDLRALITVAMDARRLGHGLALPKELFADAAEGYLTDQQWELLPENWFEQTLGDATHPLRGARGPLTRIRPRRSRRQSLQDSYRLTDYLEQHGRRLRRTAGAPASLWEALVDHATPTDCMPLAEAAYNRGLLRIAVRLYTRAAEAGNRQACKDVVHLLHRADRSEETLAWYKYAAAAGDTELFKRAIELLRQANRTDEADTWLRARAEEGDLYALGEVGRVDEALAGYDRAARAGAPDALAQAGALLQQEGRTDEAIDYFMRAARAGNGGVGVSVDLLRDEGRSDEIIDWLKECTDRNEKDAWLVGMELLHTGKIEDSEEAWVWYERAAYAGNALVIGWATNQLRGLVEVGAIALDEAIEWLEGLADTRHGESWGWAAILLEEHGRIDKALEWYRRSAEAGSSRARSDRVKLLQREGRTNEAIEWLKALANGELAYFLRCWAMENLAELLLQEDRSDEAVDWLKSRTLDGDTGALALVGDVLSRTSRSDEAKEWYIRAANAGDREALRKMVILLREKGCAEEAGPLQLYGWEPDGSVAQPWNAPPPDNPPSGLAA; the protein is encoded by the coding sequence ATGGGTTCCGACAGGTTTCCGGTCCGGAAGCAGGACCGGATAACCGGTCTGGAGACAGATGTGAGTGATCACTGCCGGGAGCCACGGGACGACCACGGTCCGAAAACGGCGGACTTCTACGCCAAGCTGATGCGCCTGTACCGGGATGCCGGGGAGCCGTCCCAGGCTGAACTCATCCGCCGCATGAATGGCGGCATCAAGGATGCCACGCTCAGTAACTGGATGTGTGGCGAGAGTGTCCCTACGAGCAGGAGCAAGAAGAATTTCGAGACGCTCATCGGGATTCTGCAGGCAATGGCAGGGCGCAAGAACAAGGACTACCGACGACGGGACATCGCGTACTACGAGACTCCGCGAGTCGCTGCGCAAAGCGAGCGGCGAACGAGCGGCCGACGGAGGGACACCGCTGCTGCAGGCGAGACCGCGGCTGCTCGAGTCGGCCGTCCAGTGGAGGAGATAACAGACGCCTTCGCGCTGGAGGTCCACCCGGCCATCGACATTGCGTTGCCACCGGGCGCAGGTGCTCTGGATCCGCTGCCCACGTATGTCGAACGAGCCCACGACGCCGAACTCCGCCGCGTGGTTCAGCAAGCAGCGAAAGGCAACAGTGAGATCGCGATCCTCGTCGGGTCGTCATCGTCGGGCAAGACACGGGCCTGCTGGGAGTCCCTGCCAAGCCTGCCAGGTGGGTGGCGGCTGTGGCACCCGTACGATCCCACCCGCCCGGAAGCGGCGCTGAACCAGTTGGATCGAGTGGGCTCACGGACAGTCGTGTGGCTGAACGACACTCAGCACTACCTACGTCCGCCCGACCTGGGCGAGCGAGTTGCTGCGAAGCTGTCCACGCTCCTGAACGACGTCGACAGGGCCCCGGTTCTTGTTCTTGGAACCATCTGGCCGGAGGACTGGAGTGGCCTCACCACCCCGCCGCAGTCCGGCGAAACCGATGAGCACCACCAGGCCCGCATATTGCTCACCGGCCACGACATCTCTGTTCCGGCTGCCTTCGAGGGATGTGACATGGACGCTCTGAGGTGGGCAGCCGAAGGGGACCCGCGGCTCGCTTATGCCGCCGATCATGCCGAGGAAGGACAGATCGCTCAGTACCTCGCCGGCGCCCCGGCACTCTTGGAGCGGTACCGCACCGCGAAAGTTGACCTGCGGGCCCTCATCACGGTTGCCATGGACGCCCGTCGCCTCGGCCACGGTCTCGCCTTGCCCAAGGAACTCTTTGCCGATGCGGCGGAAGGTTATCTGACTGACCAGCAGTGGGAGCTACTGCCGGAGAACTGGTTCGAGCAGACCTTGGGCGACGCCACCCATCCCTTGCGCGGTGCCCGGGGGCCACTCACGCGCATTCGCCCCCGCCGTAGCAGAAGGCAATCGCTCCAGGACAGTTATCGTCTCACTGACTACCTCGAGCAACACGGCCGGCGTCTACGCCGCACCGCCGGCGCGCCCGCCAGCTTGTGGGAGGCACTGGTCGATCACGCCACCCCCACGGACTGCATGCCCCTTGCCGAGGCTGCATACAACCGTGGGCTCTTGCGTATCGCTGTTCGCCTTTACACCAGAGCTGCCGAAGCTGGAAATCGCCAAGCTTGTAAGGATGTTGTCCACCTACTCCATCGTGCAGATAGGTCCGAAGAAACGCTCGCCTGGTACAAGTACGCTGCCGCTGCCGGTGACACTGAACTGTTCAAACGAGCGATCGAGCTACTGCGACAGGCCAACCGGACCGACGAGGCAGACACGTGGCTAAGGGCTCGTGCCGAGGAGGGAGACCTGTACGCCCTTGGAGAAGTGGGCCGGGTGGACGAGGCACTTGCCGGCTACGACCGGGCCGCACGGGCTGGCGCTCCCGACGCCCTGGCACAGGCTGGTGCGCTGCTGCAACAAGAGGGCAGGACCGATGAGGCCATCGACTATTTCATGAGGGCCGCTCGAGCTGGCAATGGGGGCGTTGGCGTGTCGGTTGACTTGCTGCGTGACGAGGGTCGAAGTGACGAAATTATCGACTGGCTGAAGGAATGCACAGATAGAAACGAGAAAGACGCCTGGCTGGTTGGGATGGAGTTGCTCCATACCGGAAAGATTGAGGATTCGGAGGAGGCATGGGTCTGGTATGAGCGCGCCGCTTATGCCGGGAACGCGCTCGTAATTGGATGGGCGACGAACCAGCTGCGCGGTCTGGTGGAGGTCGGAGCAATCGCGCTGGATGAAGCGATCGAGTGGCTCGAAGGCCTGGCAGACACTCGCCACGGTGAATCCTGGGGGTGGGCGGCCATCTTGCTTGAGGAGCACGGCCGGATAGACAAGGCCCTTGAGTGGTATCGGCGCTCCGCTGAAGCAGGAAGCTCGCGCGCCAGAAGTGACCGGGTGAAGCTGCTGCAACGGGAGGGGCGGACGAACGAAGCCATTGAATGGCTGAAGGCCCTCGCCAACGGCGAACTGGCCTACTTCCTGCGTTGCTGGGCCATGGAGAACTTGGCGGAGCTGCTTCTTCAGGAAGACCGAAGCGACGAGGCGGTTGATTGGCTGAAGTCCCGCACTTTGGATGGCGACACTGGCGCCCTGGCGCTGGTGGGTGACGTATTGAGTAGGACGAGCCGAAGTGACGAGGCGAAGGAGTGGTACATACGTGCTGCCAACGCTGGCGACCGCGAAGCCTTGCGGAAGATGGTGATCCTATTGCGTGAAAAGGGCTGCGCCGAAGAGGCGGGACCACTGCAGCTCTACGGATGGGAACCGGATGGATCAGTGGCGCAGCCCTGGAACGCACCACCGCCCGATAATCCACCCTCAGGTCTCGCGGCGTGA